From one Thermogemmata fonticola genomic stretch:
- the ftsY gene encoding signal recognition particle-docking protein FtsY — MLRWLSQKIRSGLAKTKGVFAGVFDLLRGKGKVDQAFLDELEKRLYLADVGTQATTQIVERVRQAFRDKEITGEVEAFVQQQLRELLGNEDRGIRWSATRPTVILIAGVNGSGKTTSIAKLAKYLQDQGKKVLLAACDTFRAAAVEQLTVWAQRLGCDIVKQQQGANPAAVAFDACERAKARGYDVLIVDTAGRLHTQTHLMKELEKIHNVVARQIPGAPHEVLLVLDATTGQNALAQAEQFSKSVHCTGIILTKLDGTAKGGAIFTIKQKLGLPVKFVGVGEQLDDLEPFDPEAFVAALFEK; from the coding sequence ATGTTACGCTGGCTCTCGCAGAAAATCCGGTCCGGATTGGCCAAGACCAAAGGCGTATTCGCCGGAGTCTTCGACCTGCTCCGGGGCAAGGGGAAGGTCGATCAGGCTTTTCTCGATGAACTGGAAAAACGCTTGTATTTAGCTGATGTGGGAACTCAGGCAACCACTCAGATCGTGGAGCGCGTGCGGCAGGCCTTCCGGGACAAGGAGATCACCGGAGAGGTCGAAGCCTTCGTCCAGCAGCAGTTGCGGGAACTTCTGGGGAACGAGGATCGGGGGATTCGCTGGTCCGCCACTCGACCCACGGTCATCCTGATCGCGGGTGTGAATGGTTCGGGCAAGACCACCTCCATCGCCAAGCTGGCTAAATATCTGCAAGATCAAGGAAAGAAAGTGCTTTTAGCTGCCTGTGACACCTTCCGGGCTGCTGCCGTGGAACAACTGACAGTCTGGGCTCAACGCCTCGGTTGCGACATCGTCAAGCAACAACAGGGAGCGAACCCTGCCGCTGTGGCGTTCGATGCCTGTGAGCGCGCCAAAGCCCGCGGTTACGATGTCCTGATCGTCGATACTGCTGGCCGGCTTCACACCCAGACTCACCTGATGAAAGAACTGGAAAAAATCCATAACGTCGTCGCCCGGCAGATTCCGGGTGCCCCCCATGAAGTGTTACTGGTGCTCGATGCCACGACGGGGCAGAACGCCCTGGCTCAGGCCGAGCAATTCTCTAAATCCGTCCACTGCACCGGCATCATACTGACCAAACTGGATGGCACAGCCAAAGGCGGCGCGATCTTCACTATCAAGCAAAAATTGGGATTACCAGTCAAGTTTGTCGGAGTCGGCGAGCAACTTGATGATCTGGAGCCGTTCGATCCGGAAGCTTTTGTCGCCGCTCTCTTCGAGAAATAG